Genomic window (Pseudomonas xantholysinigenes):
CTGGCACCGGCTATGCCGGTGTTCGCGGCTGAAGCCGCTCCCACAGGGACCGCGCCGACCTCAGGGCATGCACCGCACCTGTGGGAGCGGGCTTGCCCCGCGAACACGGGCGAAGCCCGTGCCACCCTGCGCGGTGCTTGCTGTGTGGGCAAGCCCGCTCCCACGAGTGCTCGACCTAGCCGTGGGCTCGCTGTTTATCCACACCCTCGCGGAAGCGCGACGCCAGGAACGGGGTGATATCCAGCGGCAACGCCTCATTGTGGACAACCTTGTCCAGCAACACCCCGGTAATCGCCGAAGTGAGAATCCCGGTACGGAAATGTCCACAGGCGTTGAAATAGCCAGCGACATTATCCACAGGCCCGAGAATCGGCAGCTCATCCGGCGAGCCCGGGCGCAAGCCAGCCCAGGTGCGCTTCAGGTTCACCTGCGCCAGCTGCGGCACGCAACGAATCGCCCCCTGCACCAGGCCGTTGATCTCCGGGAAGGTGTTGCTGACATCGAAGCCCTTCTCCTCGGTGGTGCTGCCGATCAGGATCTCGCCGTTGTCCTTCTGCGCCATGTAGCAGTCACTGGTGGTGATGCAGCCATCGAGCAGCTTGGGCAGGCGCTCGGTCAACACGATCTGGCCCTTCACCGGCTTGACCGGGATGCTCTCCCCTGTCGCCCATTCGCTCAGTTCCGCGGCCCAGGCGCCGCCTGCGTTGATCAGCGTCTGGCAGTGGAACTCACCGGCCTCGGCGGTGCGCACGCCCTTGATCCGCGAACCTTCGTGCAGCACCCCGGTGATGTTCACGTTCGGGTACAGGTCGACGCCGTTCTGCCGCGCCGCTTCCATGTAGGCATCGCCCAGGCGGAACGGGCTGACCTGGTGATCGCAGAGGAACTCCAGCGCGCCGTTGGCCTTGAGGGTCACCGCCGGCTCCGACGCACGCAGCGCATCACGGTCGAGCCAGCGCACCTGGTCGGCCAGGTGCGGGATCTGCTTGACGATATGTTCGGCGTACAACTGGTCCTCTTCGTCCTGGATGATGTACTTGAGCCCGGTGCGCTCGAACTTGAAGTCCATGCCGTGGCGCTCGATCAGCTCTTGGTGCAGCTGTGGATAAATCGCGTTGGACTGCAAGGCGAAGTCAAAGAAGCATTCCGGCAGGATATGCGGCGTGCTCGAGTCGACCACCACCGCCGCGCCATTGGCTTCGCGCTTGCTGCGCGAAGACATCATGCGAAAGAAGATCACCCCGCAACCCAGCCCCACCGATTCGCCGATGGCCCACAGGCCGCCCGCCGAGGCGCGGGTGGCATTGCCAGGGCGCTTGCAGTCGATCAGGGCGATCTTCAGGTTGCCGCGCTTGGACAGCTGGTAGGCGCAGGACGCGCCGATCACGCCGCCGCCGGCGATGATGATGTCGTAAGTCTTGTTCATGCTCAGGCCTCCGTGCCCAGGTGTTCGAATGCGGAGAATGGAATCGGGTCGACCGGGAAGCGCGGGCGCAGCCAACCGACGTCCTTGTGCCCGGTGGCACTACGCAGGCGATCGCTGCAATAGCCGACGCACATGCGGCCCTGACAATCGCCCATGCTCACCCGGGTGCGCATCTTCAGGCTGGCCATGTCCTCGACGCCCTGCTCCAGGGCCAGGTCGATCTGCTCACGGGTGACATGCTCGCAACGGCAGATCACCGTGTCGGCCTGCGGCAGCTCGATCTGCGCGGCGCCGCGGGCGGTGTAGCGCTCCACCCCGGAACGGAAGCGCTTGATCGCCGCCAGCTTGCCCAGGTAGCGCTCACGCCGCTCGATGGCCTGCTCGGCGTCGAGCTTGCCCATCTGCTGGAGCATCGACACTGCGGCGATGCGCCCGGTCAGCATCGCCGCCTCGCCACCGCGAATCCCGGCCATGTCGCCGGCCAGGTGGATGTTCGGCCGGCTACTCTGCTGCCAGACATTGCACTCGGCACGCAGGTAGCCGTCTGCGCTGAAGCCATGGTCCAGGCCCAGCTGCTGGCTGAGCTGGGTACGCGGGATGAAACCGTAGCCGACCGCCAGGGTGCGCACCTGCTCGCGCTGGACGCGGGACAGATCCGGCTGCCAGTCCTGGGTGTAGGGCGCCACGCTGACTTCCTGCAGCTCGTCTTCCCCGCTGGCGCCGACCACGCCCCAGCCGTAGTGCATGGGGATGCCGTTGAGCTTCATGTAGGCGAGCATGCTCAAGCCATCGAGGAACAACTGTGGCTTGTTCATCAGCGCCAGGCTTTCCTTGGCGATACGGTTGAACGAGCACGCCTCGTAGACCCCGGCGACCTTGGCGCCAGCGGCGTGCAGTTGGCAGGCCACCAATGGCAACAGCGGCCCGGTACCGGCAATCAAGGTGCTGCCCAGCGGCTTGACCACGCCGCTCTTGATCTGCAACTGCAGGCCGCCGAGCAGGATCACCCCTGGCAGGGTCCAGCCGGGGAATGGCACGTTACGCTCGTGGCAACCGGCAGCCAGCAGCAGGTGCGAGTATTCGATTTCATGCAGGCGCTCGTCGGCATCCAGCACCATCAGTCGTTGATCGTCACCACCGACCACACGGTGGTTCAGGCGCAGGTCGACGTGCTGGGCGCTGGCGGCGAAATCTTCGTGCAGCTTGGTCAGGGCCTTAGTGTAGCGTGGGCCCAGATAGCCCAGGTCGACACCAGCGCGCAGCGGGCCACGGTAGACCACCCCACCAGGGCGCGAAGCCTCGTCGAACAACAGGCAATCCACACCCTGTGCGGCCAGCTCGATGGCGG
Coding sequences:
- the hcnB gene encoding cyanide-forming glycine dehydrogenase subunit HcnB; its protein translation is MSLRPVIVGGGSAGMGAAIELAAQGVDCLLFDEASRPGGVVYRGPLRAGVDLGYLGPRYTKALTKLHEDFAASAQHVDLRLNHRVVGGDDQRLMVLDADERLHEIEYSHLLLAAGCHERNVPFPGWTLPGVILLGGLQLQIKSGVVKPLGSTLIAGTGPLLPLVACQLHAAGAKVAGVYEACSFNRIAKESLALMNKPQLFLDGLSMLAYMKLNGIPMHYGWGVVGASGEDELQEVSVAPYTQDWQPDLSRVQREQVRTLAVGYGFIPRTQLSQQLGLDHGFSADGYLRAECNVWQQSSRPNIHLAGDMAGIRGGEAAMLTGRIAAVSMLQQMGKLDAEQAIERRERYLGKLAAIKRFRSGVERYTARGAAQIELPQADTVICRCEHVTREQIDLALEQGVEDMASLKMRTRVSMGDCQGRMCVGYCSDRLRSATGHKDVGWLRPRFPVDPIPFSAFEHLGTEA
- the hcnC gene encoding cyanide-forming glycine dehydrogenase subunit HcnC translates to MNKTYDIIIAGGGVIGASCAYQLSKRGNLKIALIDCKRPGNATRASAGGLWAIGESVGLGCGVIFFRMMSSRSKREANGAAVVVDSSTPHILPECFFDFALQSNAIYPQLHQELIERHGMDFKFERTGLKYIIQDEEDQLYAEHIVKQIPHLADQVRWLDRDALRASEPAVTLKANGALEFLCDHQVSPFRLGDAYMEAARQNGVDLYPNVNITGVLHEGSRIKGVRTAEAGEFHCQTLINAGGAWAAELSEWATGESIPVKPVKGQIVLTERLPKLLDGCITTSDCYMAQKDNGEILIGSTTEEKGFDVSNTFPEINGLVQGAIRCVPQLAQVNLKRTWAGLRPGSPDELPILGPVDNVAGYFNACGHFRTGILTSAITGVLLDKVVHNEALPLDITPFLASRFREGVDKQRAHG